The Acidobacteriota bacterium DNA window TATAAGAAAGGTCAGGCTCTTTTTTATCGTTCAATGGAGTAGGAACACAGATTATAATGCAGTCAACTTCTTTTAACTCTGAATAATCTGTGGTAGCTCTAAATTTATTTGTTGAGACAAGAGCTCTAATTCTCTCCTCAGGGATATGTTTTATGTAGCTTTTTCCTTTGTTTAATTTTTCAACTTTACTATTGTCTATGTCAAACCCGATAATCTTAAAACCTTCCTCAGAAAACCTCAGAACCAGTGGAAGCCCAACATACCCGAGCCCTATTATTCCGATAACTGAAGTCCGATTTTTTATCTTTTTTACCAACTCATCTTTCATGTACCTCACTTTAAAAAAAATTCTACCAAATTATTAAAATAAACAAAAGAAAATTAATTGGGGGTCAGGTCTTCATTATTCATTATTCTAAAGCAAACGCATTATATAATTTGTAGGGCAACCCTTTAGAGCCTGCCCCGAACTTGATTCGGGGGTTGCTTGATGCAAGGCTAAAGCCTTGCCCTACATGTAACATTATTTATTGCATTTGTATTAGTACTAAGTTGCATAAATTAGCGTTTTATATTCGTCATTCCTGCCCCCCATTTTTATGAGGGTAAACTCCAGCAGGAACCCAGTAAAATCAATAGATTCCCGCTTAAGGCCTGCGGGAATGACAGAACCATAATTTATGCAACTCAGCACTAGCCTAATATTCACTGATGTAAATAATGCCTGGATAACCCTTTATTTTTTCATAAAGCTTTTTATCTGCAGTGACTAAAGGATATTTTAAATTATTAGCAAAGCCTAAATAAGTTGAATCATAAACTGTTATATTAAAATTTCTTGCTAACTTTATTGCATCTTCCATAATCATCTGGCTTACAGAACTTAAAATTCTCATTTCATAAATACTATTGATTGCATCCAATACTACTTTTTCTTCTATACTCTCTTTATACCTTAAAACATTTGCAATTTCATATATCAATAATTCGGGAGAAATTATGTCTATGCGCCTTTCTTTAAAATCTTTTCTAATTTTTTTGGCTTTCTCTAAGTTATCTTCATCATATCGAGAAAACCATTTCAAAACAACTGAAGCATCAATTACATAACACGGCTTTTTCTCAAAAGTCACTTTCGGGTTTCTCTCCACGCTCTTAAATCTTTTACTAAATCAACCTTCCCAACAATTCCTTGAATCTTTTCCTGAAGCTCTATTGCTCGACTTATGCCCTTCTTTTTCTCCTCCTCCTTTCTTTCCTCCTCCAGCACTTTAAGATATACTTCAAAAGCCCTTCTTAAAAATTTAGAACGGGTAATATTTATTCTCTCTCTTTCTCTATCTATTTCTTTTAAAATCTCATCTGGTAAAGATATATTTATTTTTGCCATCTAAATTTTCACCTCTTTAAAATTTTTGTATAAATTTAGAAAATTGTCAACCTTTTTTTCTTTACTTTTAAATAGAAAAAAATTCCCACTTTTTTATTAGTCCTTCATTATTTTAATTTTTAACTTCTCAAATACCACATTTATCGGATTTGCAATGGTAATACTTCCGTCTTCATTTC harbors:
- a CDS encoding type II toxin-antitoxin system VapC family toxin, whose translation is MTFEKKPCYVIDASVVLKWFSRYDEDNLEKAKKIRKDFKERRIDIISPELLIYEIANVLRYKESIEEKVVLDAINSIYEMRILSSVSQMIMEDAIKLARNFNITVYDSTYLGFANNLKYPLVTADKKLYEKIKGYPGIIYISEY
- a CDS encoding ribbon-helix-helix protein, CopG family; its protein translation is MAKINISLPDEILKEIDRERERINITRSKFLRRAFEVYLKVLEEERKEEEKKKGISRAIELQEKIQGIVGKVDLVKDLRAWRETRK